A genomic segment from Thermococcus sp. LS1 encodes:
- a CDS encoding DUF4145 domain-containing protein: MEMEYEIVLYDHFHVKAEIYPHGGGLGIFVVFGNLWKEDVTPNIEIWLPFTGFVEYYEPREGGVATRVIVGPLYHFSNLRYNSENKQWEQINGFHGLITPGKFLGVQFFSKISLEHAERMKEIAEKEGVVTLVINLQFSALYNQGKLGQKTHNYALSFQFQLSKKTLEEWMAQWSGIYAYYAGLPKSVPQEVLHDYIEALKAYNVGAYRAAVVMARRALQQAVEDKGASKKRRLHEQINELFEKGLLDKATKSLADGVRHFGNYGAHPQEDLLSQVTKDDARLTIEILKRILAKLYGSP; encoded by the coding sequence ATGGAAATGGAATATGAAATAGTCCTATATGACCATTTTCACGTAAAAGCAGAAATATATCCCCATGGAGGAGGGCTAGGCATCTTTGTTGTATTTGGAAATCTCTGGAAAGAAGATGTTACCCCCAACATTGAGATTTGGCTACCTTTCACAGGATTTGTTGAGTACTATGAGCCTCGTGAAGGAGGAGTTGCTACCAGGGTTATAGTTGGACCGCTGTATCATTTTTCTAACTTGCGATATAATAGCGAAAATAAACAATGGGAGCAAATCAATGGGTTTCATGGTTTGATTACTCCAGGAAAGTTTTTAGGTGTCCAATTTTTCTCGAAGATTTCCCTAGAGCACGCAGAAAGAATGAAAGAAATTGCTGAAAAGGAGGGAGTTGTCACATTGGTCATTAATCTGCAGTTTTCTGCCTTGTATAACCAAGGGAAGTTGGGTCAGAAGACACATAACTATGCGCTATCATTTCAGTTCCAACTCTCGAAAAAGACGCTCGAGGAATGGATGGCCCAATGGTCTGGTATCTATGCTTACTATGCAGGTTTGCCTAAATCAGTTCCGCAGGAGGTTTTACATGACTATATTGAAGCTTTAAAAGCATATAACGTGGGAGCATATAGAGCCGCTGTTGTAATGGCTAGAAGAGCTCTTCAGCAGGCAGTTGAGGACAAGGGCGCTTCAAAGAAGAGAAGATTGCATGAACAGATAAATGAGCTTTTTGAGAAGGGACTTCTAGATAAAGCCACGAAAAGCTTGGCTGATGGGGTTAGACACTTTGGGAACTATGGAGCACACCCTCAAGAGGATTTGCTGTCGCAAGTAACCAAGGACGACGCGAGATTAACAATTGAAATCCTCAAGAGAATACTGGCTAAGCTATATGGATCACCATGA
- a CDS encoding AbrB/MazE/SpoVT family DNA-binding domain-containing protein: MSQESKEIIEPLAKFHARLDKEGRVAIPKPIRDALNLAKNDYIEVVVRKIEIDHERREIRILRQAYLITRLGTKGLIFLPSELKKQFDLKEKDIVEVVLYGFHKFDELVSEKGKQLMTKMQSVGKWSELKPEDKLPEDQSIEHFTYVFV; encoded by the coding sequence GTGAGCCAAGAAAGCAAAGAAATCATCGAGCCATTGGCAAAGTTTCATGCAAGGCTCGACAAAGAAGGCAGGGTAGCCATTCCTAAACCCATACGAGATGCTCTTAATCTCGCAAAGAACGATTACATAGAAGTTGTTGTCAGAAAAATCGAGATTGATCATGAGAGGCGGGAAATTCGGATACTCCGGCAAGCTTACCTCATTACGAGACTTGGTACCAAGGGATTAATATTCCTGCCATCAGAGCTGAAAAAACAATTTGACCTAAAAGAGAAAGACATCGTTGAAGTTGTTCTTTATGGATTTCACAAATTCGATGAACTTGTAAGTGAAAAAGGTAAGCAGTTGATGACCAAGATGCAAAGCGTGGGGAAATGGTCCGAGCTAAAGCCAGAGGACAAGCTTCCAGAAGACCAAAGCATAGAACATTTCACCTATGTTTTTGTTTGA